A genomic stretch from Leptospira selangorensis includes:
- a CDS encoding radical SAM protein, which produces MSTSTLRPESSIALLEEMEKKYKQIPFEAILKQDILRQGIHFLPESFQVGEDYKTKDYFIFSFDHIPLADMKEGTDSKAPEEIKITGGYFNLLPTVVSTRNNPDSPYKVKRIPAGEKDEGRPGLYLNETFLGKLEYPPKPAWYRHKTKSGKIPGEIAPVIEWGYLIYLTVFRNCQYFGKDEECAYCDINHNYRQQKNAGRPYTGVKDIEDILEVLSWIDAEDEIAKVYTITGGSVITSLKKKNEIDFYLEYAQAIEQKFPGRWMGKIVSQAWENDDCKKFKDAGIQVYHPNYEVWEPELFRKICPGKEAYIGRDTWIRRIVDSAEIFGPSYVIPNFVGGVELSQPWGFATVAEAIKSTGEGLDFFMSKGIMPRFTAWCPEPYTTLGTQAGPPLEYFCELLTVWKSTFEKYNLPVPPGYGEPGPGKAVFSVSAFMDVIGYTGRA; this is translated from the coding sequence ATGAGCACGAGCACCCTTCGCCCCGAATCTTCCATAGCCTTATTGGAGGAAATGGAAAAAAAATATAAACAGATCCCATTCGAAGCAATTCTGAAACAGGATATTCTGAGGCAAGGGATCCATTTTCTTCCTGAATCTTTTCAAGTAGGGGAAGATTATAAGACAAAGGATTATTTCATCTTCTCCTTTGATCATATTCCACTTGCAGATATGAAAGAAGGCACCGACTCTAAAGCTCCGGAAGAGATCAAAATCACCGGCGGTTATTTCAATTTATTACCGACCGTAGTTTCTACCCGTAATAATCCGGATTCACCTTATAAAGTGAAACGTATTCCTGCCGGAGAAAAAGACGAAGGAAGACCAGGTCTTTATTTAAACGAAACATTTTTAGGAAAGTTAGAGTATCCACCTAAACCTGCTTGGTACAGACATAAAACGAAGTCCGGAAAAATTCCGGGAGAGATCGCACCGGTTATTGAATGGGGATATCTGATCTATCTAACCGTATTTCGTAACTGCCAATACTTCGGTAAAGACGAAGAATGTGCTTACTGCGATATCAATCATAATTATAGACAACAGAAGAATGCAGGCAGACCTTATACCGGCGTTAAAGACATCGAAGATATTTTAGAAGTTCTGTCTTGGATCGATGCAGAAGACGAGATCGCAAAAGTGTATACGATCACAGGCGGATCCGTAATCACTTCTCTCAAAAAGAAAAATGAAATAGATTTTTATTTAGAATACGCGCAAGCAATCGAGCAAAAATTCCCTGGAAGATGGATGGGCAAGATCGTTTCCCAAGCCTGGGAAAATGATGACTGCAAAAAATTCAAAGACGCAGGTATCCAAGTTTATCATCCCAACTACGAGGTATGGGAACCGGAACTATTCAGAAAAATTTGTCCTGGAAAAGAAGCGTATATCGGTAGAGATACTTGGATCAGAAGGATCGTAGACTCCGCAGAAATTTTTGGGCCTTCTTATGTAATCCCGAACTTTGTGGGAGGAGTAGAACTTTCCCAACCTTGGGGATTTGCTACAGTCGCAGAAGCGATCAAATCTACCGGAGAAGGTTTAGACTTCTTCATGTCCAAGGGGATCATGCCTAGATTCACTGCATGGTGCCCTGAACCTTATACAACTTTAGGAACTCAGGCAGGTCCTCCTCTAGAATATTTCTGCGAATTACTCACAGTCTGGAAGTCTACATTCGAAAAATATAATCTACCAGTGCCTCCAGGTTATGGAGAACCGGGACCAGGAAAGGCGGTATTCTCCGTTTCCGCCTTTATGGATGTGATCGGTTATACAGGAAGGGCTTAA
- a CDS encoding TIGR00266 family protein, whose protein sequence is MKFEILAKPDFPLIKLQMNSGESIRAESGAMVAMSPEIKMETKAQGGIFASAKRALFSGESFFQNTFTAEGSGELFLTSATQGDLEHRTLQNEELILSRGAYVAGSTGLVIDSKWGGFKGFFAGEGLFFLKVSGAGDLFFSSFGAIHTVDVEGMYIVDTGHIVGFEPSLEYHLDKVGGLKSLFLSGEGIVAKFSGKGKLYLQTRNQNSFASWANAWRRVERSTSGGD, encoded by the coding sequence ATGAAATTTGAAATATTAGCTAAACCTGATTTTCCTCTTATTAAATTACAAATGAATTCTGGAGAATCGATCCGTGCCGAATCAGGTGCGATGGTCGCAATGTCTCCTGAGATCAAAATGGAGACAAAGGCACAGGGGGGCATCTTCGCCTCTGCAAAAAGAGCCTTATTCAGCGGAGAATCTTTCTTTCAGAATACGTTTACTGCAGAAGGTTCCGGAGAATTATTTTTAACTTCTGCCACACAAGGAGACCTAGAACATCGGACCCTACAAAATGAAGAATTGATCCTAAGTAGAGGGGCCTATGTTGCAGGAAGTACGGGACTCGTCATTGACAGTAAATGGGGAGGATTTAAGGGATTTTTCGCGGGAGAAGGTTTATTCTTCCTAAAAGTTTCCGGAGCAGGAGACCTTTTCTTTTCTAGTTTTGGAGCAATTCATACTGTGGATGTGGAAGGAATGTACATCGTAGACACGGGTCATATCGTAGGTTTTGAGCCAAGCCTAGAATATCATTTGGATAAGGTAGGCGGCTTAAAATCCCTCTTCTTATCAGGAGAAGGAATCGTCGCAAAATTTTCCGGTAAGGGCAAACTTTATCTGCAGACTAGAAACCAAAACTCTTTTGCTTCTTGGGCAAACGCCTGGAGAAGAGTGGAACGTTCTACCAGTGGAGGGGATTAA
- a CDS encoding SDR family oxidoreductase, giving the protein MKQVLITGANRGIGLELANLYSEKGYTVYAACRKSSEPLRRLGVKIFEGLDLTQSQSFETLSGFLTGVKLDILINNAGILIPDNLESVDFTELETQILVNAIGPIRLSRLLLPKLGPHSKLIFITSRMGSIADNTSGAYYGYRMSKAALNAGAVSLARDLAPKKISVGIFHPGMVATEMTGRQGIPPREAAEGLAHLVEKLSPERSGRFFHQNGEELPW; this is encoded by the coding sequence ATGAAACAAGTTTTGATTACAGGTGCAAATCGAGGAATCGGTCTAGAGCTCGCTAATTTATATTCGGAAAAAGGTTACACTGTTTATGCAGCTTGCAGAAAAAGTTCGGAACCTTTACGCAGGCTGGGTGTAAAAATTTTTGAAGGTTTGGACCTTACACAAAGCCAAAGTTTCGAAACTCTCTCCGGTTTTCTGACCGGGGTCAAGCTGGACATTCTCATCAATAACGCAGGTATCCTGATCCCTGATAATTTGGAAAGCGTGGACTTTACAGAATTAGAAACCCAGATCCTGGTAAATGCAATCGGACCTATACGATTAAGTCGTCTACTTCTTCCTAAACTTGGCCCTCATTCCAAACTGATTTTTATCACTAGCAGAATGGGATCCATCGCGGACAACACTTCAGGTGCTTATTATGGATATAGAATGTCCAAAGCCGCCTTGAATGCAGGTGCCGTTAGTCTTGCACGCGATCTTGCACCTAAAAAGATCTCTGTAGGTATTTTCCACCCAGGAATGGTAGCCACCGAAATGACAGGAAGACAAGGAATTCCGCCTAGAGAGGCGGCCGAGGGACTAGCCCATTTAGTGGAAAAACTCTCCCCGGAAAGGTCCGGAAGATTCTTTCATCAAAACGGGGAAGAGTTACCATGGTAA
- a CDS encoding TIGR00266 family protein — MQYQISHKPSFSLLKLRLDSGQSIKSEAGVMVYMSSGMGVETKMGSGFFSALARKFFGGESFFFNTYTAPSSGGEIGLAPDLPGDIVDLDLGGKSIFVQSGSYLASDSGIQVVSKFGGIRSLLGGEGLFLLEISGTGKLFLSSYGAIVPIQVQGNYTVDTGHIVAFENSLQFKVGKAGGNWKSTLLGGEGLVANFSGHGTLWIQSRVPSSFIGWLTKLLPL, encoded by the coding sequence ATGCAATACCAGATTTCGCATAAACCTTCGTTCTCCTTATTGAAGCTCCGTTTGGATTCGGGTCAATCGATTAAATCCGAAGCAGGCGTCATGGTCTACATGAGTTCCGGAATGGGAGTGGAAACTAAAATGGGAAGCGGATTTTTCTCCGCACTCGCTCGTAAATTTTTCGGCGGAGAATCTTTTTTCTTCAACACGTATACTGCTCCTTCTTCCGGAGGAGAGATCGGCCTTGCTCCGGATCTTCCGGGAGATATCGTGGACTTGGATCTGGGAGGCAAAAGTATTTTTGTTCAATCCGGATCTTATCTTGCTTCAGATTCCGGGATCCAAGTGGTCTCTAAATTCGGAGGGATCCGTTCCTTATTAGGCGGAGAAGGTTTGTTCTTATTAGAAATTTCCGGAACAGGAAAACTATTCTTAAGTTCTTATGGCGCGATCGTTCCGATCCAGGTCCAAGGAAATTATACTGTGGATACTGGCCACATCGTCGCTTTTGAAAACTCTTTGCAGTTCAAAGTAGGAAAGGCAGGTGGAAATTGGAAATCCACTCTATTGGGCGGAGAAGGGCTCGTCGCAAATTTTTCTGGTCATGGAACTCTTTGGATCCAATCCAGAGTACCTTCCAGTTTTATCGGATGGCTGACGAAACTTCTTCCTTTATAA
- a CDS encoding TIGR00266 family protein, translating to MNIQLLYKPSYSVAKVNLNSGESIKAEAGALMSMSSHIQMQTSKAQQGGLFKSLKAAFLGGESFWMNTFSASQPGEVLLAPTLPGDIEKLDLNGTIFIQSSSFLASQPNIDIDTKFQGLKGFFSGESLFFLKLTGSGPVLISSYGGIELLDVEGEFIVDTGHIVAFEEGLQYEITKFGGWKSFFLGGEGFVAKFRGKGRLWLQSRNVPSLGAWFRDKLPPKKES from the coding sequence ATGAATATCCAACTATTATATAAGCCCTCGTATTCTGTAGCGAAAGTGAATCTGAATTCGGGAGAATCCATCAAGGCGGAAGCAGGAGCTCTTATGAGTATGAGTTCCCATATCCAAATGCAAACGAGTAAGGCGCAGCAAGGAGGACTTTTCAAATCCTTAAAGGCGGCTTTTTTAGGCGGAGAATCCTTCTGGATGAACACATTCAGCGCTTCTCAACCTGGTGAAGTTTTACTTGCTCCTACATTGCCTGGTGATATAGAAAAACTAGATCTGAACGGGACTATTTTTATCCAATCCAGTTCCTTTCTCGCGTCACAACCGAATATAGACATAGATACCAAATTCCAAGGGCTTAAAGGTTTTTTCAGTGGAGAGTCTTTATTCTTCCTAAAACTCACAGGGAGTGGACCCGTTCTTATCTCCAGTTATGGAGGAATAGAATTACTCGATGTAGAAGGTGAGTTCATCGTAGACACAGGACATATCGTCGCATTCGAAGAAGGTTTGCAATACGAGATCACTAAATTCGGTGGATGGAAATCCTTCTTTTTGGGCGGGGAAGGTTTCGTGGCAAAGTTTAGAGGGAAAGGAAGGCTTTGGCTCCAATCCAGGAACGTGCCTAGTTTAGGCGCATGGTTCCGAGATAAATTACCTCCTAAAAAGGAATCATAA